A stretch of Camelina sativa cultivar DH55 chromosome 18, Cs, whole genome shotgun sequence DNA encodes these proteins:
- the LOC104760759 gene encoding protein MITOFERRINLIKE 1, chloroplastic-like isoform X2, producing the protein MEARLSETLGLPSPNLNHCHLPRDFNSLFTHFSDLTSVKSPIVREPKPKTKSPRFRASFGRSEALFACTSVSDPIHANPGSEFLKWMKQASRSSPKIQTLMKQLSVWERAIIGAGAGGLAGAFTYVALLPLDTIKTKLQTKGASQVYSNTFDAVVKTFQAKGVLGFYSGVSAVIVGSTFSSAVYFGTCEFGKSLLSKFPDFPTVLIPPTAGAMGNIISSAIMVPKELITQRMQAGASGRSYQVLLKILEKDGILGLYAGYSATLLRNLPAGVLSYSSFEYLKAAVLEKTQQSHLEPLQSVCCGALAVNKLGDAMYTGVAGTVRQILKEEGLVGFTRGMGPRVVHSACFSAIGYFAFETARLTILNEYLKRKEVSETNLDADS; encoded by the exons ATGGAAGCTAGACTCTCCGAAACTCTTGGCCTCCCATCTCCGAATCTTAATCACTGCCATCTTCCACGCGATTTCAATTCCCTCTTCACTCATTTCTCCGATCTCACCTCCGTCAAAAGCCCCATCGTCAGAGAGcctaaacccaaaaccaaatcaCCGAGATTTAGAGCAAGTTTCGGAAGATCCGAGGCATTATTTGCATGTACATCAGTCTCGGATCCAATCCACGCAAATCCCGGATCAGAATTCCTGAAATGGATGAAACAAGCATCACGAAGCAGTCCAAAAATCCAAACACTCATGAAACAACTCTCTGTGTGGGAACGTGCCATCATCGGTGCAGGAGCCGGTGGACTGGCGGGAGCTTTTACATACGTTGCCCTTCTCCCACTTGACACAATCAAAACCAAGCTTCAAACCAAAGGCGCGTCTCAGGTGTATAGCAACACATTTGATGCAGTAGTTAAGACATTTCAAGCTAAAGGTGTTTTAGGTTTTTACAGTGGTGTCTCCGCCGTGATTGTTGGGTCTACGTTTTCCTCCGCCGTCTACTTCGGTACCTGTGAGTTTGGTAAGTCTCTACTCTCCAAATTCCCGGATTTTCCAACCGTGCTAATCCCACCTACTGCTGGTGCTATGGGAAACATAATCTCTTCGGCTATAATGGTCCCTAAAGAGCTCATTACACAGAGAATGCAAGCTGGAGCTAGTGGGCGATCGTATCAAGTATTGCTTAAGATTCTTGAGAAAGATGGAATCTTGGGGCTTTACGCCGGTTATTCGGCTACATTGTTGAGGAATTTGCCGGCTGGTGTTCTAAGTTATTCGTCGTTTGAATACCTCAAGGCTGCGGTTTTGGAGAAAACGCAGCAGAGCCATCTTGAGCCTTTGCAGAGTGTTTGTTGTGGCGCATTGGCTG TGAACAAACTTGGCGATGCTATGTATACTGGTGTGGCTGGGACAGTGAGACAGATACTAAAAGAGGAAGGTTTGGTTGGTTTTACTCGCGGTATGGGCCCTCGAGTTGTTCACAGCGCTTGTTTCTCTGCTATCGGTTATTTTGCATTTGAGACTGCAAGGCTTACAATCTTAAATGAATATTTGAAGAGGAAAGAAGTTTCTGAAACTAACCTTGATGCTGATTCTTGA
- the LOC104760759 gene encoding protein MITOFERRINLIKE 1, chloroplastic-like isoform X1 — translation MEARLSETLGLPSPNLNHCHLPRDFNSLFTHFSDLTSVKSPIVREPKPKTKSPRFRASFGRSEALFACTSVSDPIHANPGSEFLKWMKQASRSSPKIQTLMKQLSVWERAIIGAGAGGLAGAFTYVALLPLDTIKTKLQTKGASQVYSNTFDAVVKTFQAKGVLGFYSGVSAVIVGSTFSSAVYFGTCEFGKSLLSKFPDFPTVLIPPTAGAMGNIISSAIMVPKELITQRMQAGASGRSYQVLLKILEKDGILGLYAGYSATLLRNLPAGVLSYSSFEYLKAAVLEKTQQSHLEPLQSVCCGALAGAISASITTPLDVVKTRLMTQIHVDAVNKLGDAMYTGVAGTVRQILKEEGLVGFTRGMGPRVVHSACFSAIGYFAFETARLTILNEYLKRKEVSETNLDADS, via the coding sequence ATGGAAGCTAGACTCTCCGAAACTCTTGGCCTCCCATCTCCGAATCTTAATCACTGCCATCTTCCACGCGATTTCAATTCCCTCTTCACTCATTTCTCCGATCTCACCTCCGTCAAAAGCCCCATCGTCAGAGAGcctaaacccaaaaccaaatcaCCGAGATTTAGAGCAAGTTTCGGAAGATCCGAGGCATTATTTGCATGTACATCAGTCTCGGATCCAATCCACGCAAATCCCGGATCAGAATTCCTGAAATGGATGAAACAAGCATCACGAAGCAGTCCAAAAATCCAAACACTCATGAAACAACTCTCTGTGTGGGAACGTGCCATCATCGGTGCAGGAGCCGGTGGACTGGCGGGAGCTTTTACATACGTTGCCCTTCTCCCACTTGACACAATCAAAACCAAGCTTCAAACCAAAGGCGCGTCTCAGGTGTATAGCAACACATTTGATGCAGTAGTTAAGACATTTCAAGCTAAAGGTGTTTTAGGTTTTTACAGTGGTGTCTCCGCCGTGATTGTTGGGTCTACGTTTTCCTCCGCCGTCTACTTCGGTACCTGTGAGTTTGGTAAGTCTCTACTCTCCAAATTCCCGGATTTTCCAACCGTGCTAATCCCACCTACTGCTGGTGCTATGGGAAACATAATCTCTTCGGCTATAATGGTCCCTAAAGAGCTCATTACACAGAGAATGCAAGCTGGAGCTAGTGGGCGATCGTATCAAGTATTGCTTAAGATTCTTGAGAAAGATGGAATCTTGGGGCTTTACGCCGGTTATTCGGCTACATTGTTGAGGAATTTGCCGGCTGGTGTTCTAAGTTATTCGTCGTTTGAATACCTCAAGGCTGCGGTTTTGGAGAAAACGCAGCAGAGCCATCTTGAGCCTTTGCAGAGTGTTTGTTGTGGCGCATTGGCTGGTGCGATTTCTGCTTCCATAACTACACCATTAGATGTTGTCAAGACTAGGCTGATGACGCAGATTCATGTCGATGCAGTGAACAAACTTGGCGATGCTATGTATACTGGTGTGGCTGGGACAGTGAGACAGATACTAAAAGAGGAAGGTTTGGTTGGTTTTACTCGCGGTATGGGCCCTCGAGTTGTTCACAGCGCTTGTTTCTCTGCTATCGGTTATTTTGCATTTGAGACTGCAAGGCTTACAATCTTAAATGAATATTTGAAGAGGAAAGAAGTTTCTGAAACTAACCTTGATGCTGATTCTTGA